The Synechococcus sp. RS9909 genomic interval GGCCCGCCGACTATCGGCCGACGTGGCAAGTTTTTCGCCCGCCAGCAGCTCCCTCAGCAAGGGAGAGTCGCTGCTCGACACCGCGCGCACCTACGTGGCGATGGGGGCCGATGTGTTGGTGGTGCGCCATCAGTGCACCAGTGTTCCCCAGCAGCTGGCGGAGGCCTTGGAGGCGGCCGGAGAGCGCACCGTGGTGCTCAACGGTGGCGATGGACTCCACAGCCATCCCAGCCAGGGACTGCTGGATCTCTACACCCTGGCCCAGGTTTTCGACCCTCTGCACCCTCTGCCCGAGGCCCTGCGGGGCAAGCGGATCCTGATCGTGGGCGACATTCTCCATTCCCGGGTGGCCCGCTCCAATCTCTGGGCCCTGACGGCCTGCGGCGCGGAGGTGGTGCTCTGCGGCCCTCCCAGTTTGGTGCCGCCGCAGTTCGCCGCCTTTGTGGAGGCGCCTCCTCCAGGGCAACCTGGGGATCCGGTGCCGCAGCGGGGCCGGATCAGCGTGATCCATGACCTTGATGCCGCCCTGCCAGGCGTTGATGCCGTGATGACGCTGCGTCTGCAGAAGGAGCGCATGCGCCAGCACCTGCTGACGGATCTCGACCGCTATCACCGCGCCTATGGACTGAGCCATGCCCGTTTGCAACGCTGCGGCAAGCCGGTGCCTGTGCTCCACCCGGGGCCGGTGAATCGGGGGGTGGAGATGACCGGGGCCCTGCTCGATGATCGGCGTTGCTGCCTGGTGGAGGAGCAGGTGCGGAACGGCGTGCCGATCCGCATGGCCCTGCTCTATTTGATGGCGGCGGTGGAGTCTTCAGCGGAATCGGCGCTGGGTTCGCCGGCCTGATCCCCCAGGCCGGACACGTGATTGGAGTAGTAGTCGATCGCTGCCTTGAGGGCAGCATCGGGGGAGGCGATCGAGGGGCCGCTGCCGCTCTTCATCGGGAAGGGCGCATCCGGTGCATCCAGGCCCATGTGCTGGCTCGGCATGCCGGTGAGCAGCATGGAGGCACGCTCCTGCGACACCACGGCGAACAACCACTTGATCAAAAGGGAGATGCGGTTCTCGGTGTTGGGCATGAAGGCCAGGTGGGCGACCGCCCAGAGCAGCCAGCCGATGCCGCCGGAGAATTTGAAGCCGCGCAGGTCGGCCACGGCCGAGACCCGATCGAGCACGGCCATGCTGCCGAAGTCAAACCAGCTGAAGTTGGGCCGATTGCTTCCGGCCACGATCGCGGCGATGTCTTTGCCGACGAAACCGCCGGCCTGGGTGGCGGGCCCTGCCATTCCAGGCAGCGGCTTGCCGTCCTTGGTGTGCGTGTAGCAGCAGAGATCTCCCACCACCCGGATTTCTGGGTGCCCTTTCACGGAGAAGTCGGGCTCCACCACCACCCGGCCGCCACGATCGAGATCACAGTCGATTTCCTCCGCCAACTTGCGGCCGAGGTGGGAGGGGCGCACGCCGGCGGTCCAGATCACCGTGGCCGCCTGCAGGCGACGATCACCTTCCGGTGTGCCAACCGTGACTTCGCCGGGACGCATGGTCTGAACGCGTCCCTTGAAGAGCATCTCCACCCCGAGGCCTTCCAGGGTTTTGCGGGCCGACTCCGAGAGCATCTCCGGCATCGCCCGGAGCACCCGATCACCGGGATCCACCAGCACGATCCGCGTGGTGTCGGGGTTCAATTGCCGAAACTCCCGACGCATGGCGTTGCGCATCAGTTCCGAGACGGCGCCGGCCATTTCACAGCCGGTCGGGCCGCCACCCACGATCACCACGGTCTGCAGGAATTGACGCACCTGGGGATCGGGAGTCTGTTCCGCCTGTTCCAGCGCCATCAGAAGACGGCGGCGGATTTCCTCAGCGTGCTCAAGGATCTTCATCGGTGGCGCGAAGGTGCGCCAGTCTTCATGGCCGAAGAAGGTGCTGCCCGAGCCGGTCGCCAAGACCAGGTGGTCGTAGCTGTAGGCCTTGCCGTTGAAGACGATCTGTTTCCCGGCCGGGTGGATCTGGGTGACCTCTCCGAGCAACACCTGCACATTGCGCTGCTTGCCCACCAGCTGGCGCAGCGGTGTGGCGACATCACCGCGCGACACCAGACCGGTGGCCACCTGATACAGCAGGGGCTGGAACAGGTTGAAATTGCGTTTGTCGATCAGAGTGATGCGCACTTCAGCGTTGGCCAGGGCCTTGCAGGCGCGTACGCCGGCAAAACCACCTCCCACGATCACCACGTGGGGGGCATGGCGCAGCCGCTCCTCAGGGGGCTCCAGCTCCAGGAAGAAATGCTCACCAGCCATGGGGCTTCGCTTCGATGCTCTGTCTCCGCAGACTATGGAGAACCGCCCGTTTTGTCTGTGCCCTTCAAACGGGCCCGTCACAGCAGCTTGAAGCCCTCGAGCAGAAGGCCATACAGCAGTCCGATCCTGGCCATGTCGAGCATTTGGACGCTCAGCCCACCCCGCAGGTCGGGGCGCCAGGAGCGGCGGAGGCGCACCATCACCTCCCAGATCACCACCGTCACCAGGGCGGCGATCGGATCCATCAAGCCGCTGGCACCGGCGATGCTGCCAATGGCGTTGCCGAGGAAGAACCCCGTCATCAGAACGATCAGCAGCAATGAACCCCGCCGCCAGGGGTTCTGCGCCCACTCACTCAGGCGTGTCGTCCATTCACCAACGCGGGTCTGCAGCCGAGTGGATTGCAGGCGGGAGGTCATGGCCCTGCAAGACGAACTGACTGCAGAAGAGGTTGGTTAAGAAAAAGTGGCAGGGAATCGTCCCAAGGATCCCCATCACCCAGCCCGAAGCCCTGCCAAGGCCTGTATACACCAAATAGGGAGAATGTGCCGTTGCCAAACACTACTGATAGGGTTTCGCGATCGCTCGCTCCGATCACGTCGGGCTGGCTGATGGGATTGGCATCAACAAAGCCTTTGTCGAGCGATTTGGCAAGAGGGCTAGCGCAGGATCTCAGTCTGATTCGGCCTTGGCTTTGCGTGAACCCTTGCCTTCCAGCAGTTCCAGCAACGCTTCCATCTGGGCCATGACGCCGCGCACCTCTCCCGCTTCCGGAAGCAGGCCGTCTTCCATGACGCCTTGATGCATCTCGCGCAATTCCTGTCGGATGTAGCGCAGATGACTCACCACCTGTTCCCGTTTGGACTGTGACATTGCTGCGGCGACCCTTCAGCCTCCCTTTTACCAAATTGCGGGTCAGCCCCTGCGACCCGACCGCCCGAGTTGTCCGGCCAGGGCAATCAACCCGAAGGTGAGCAGAGCCGAAGGCCTGGCGATCACACTGAGGGTTGCCAGACAGCCCAGCCCTGTCAGCCAGGTGGATCGGCGCATCGCGATGGGCGAGGGGAAGGTCATGGCTGCCCGAAGCGGGCGCGCGCCTCTGTGTAAAAACTGAGATCGATCGGATCCCGCTTCGACTCCCGGGCCATGGCTTCGATGCGTTTCCGCACGGCAGGCCGCACGAAGAAAGGCACTTCTTTGAGAGCCTGCTCGGCTTCGCTGGTCCAGTTCATCCGCGCTGACGGATCCTCGATGGAGAATAGGAGATTCGAACTCCTGACCTCTGCGGTGCGATCGCAGCGCTCTACCAGCTGAGCTAATTCCCCGATGAAGGGAATGTAGCGCTGTCCTCCAGGCAAAATGAAGCAGATGTCAGCGCCGCCATGACGCAGGATCGACTCGACGCTTTTGACGAAGAGGCTGTCGCTGTGCTGGCGCAACGGCTGGAGGAGGACGACTACCCTTCGCCCTTCGCCGGTCTCGACGATTGGCATCTGTTGCGGGCTCTCGCCATCCATCGACCGGATCTGACGCGTCCCTACGTCCATCTGATCGATCAGGAACCCTTCGATGAGGACTGAGTCGTTTGTCCGGGCCTGATCGTTTCGTTTCGGGCCCACTGGTGGGCAGGCGTGTGCTTGTCGCGGCCAGCGGCAGCATCGCTGCAGTCAAGACCCCTTTGTTGGTGAGTGCTCTTGTGCGTGCCGGTGCGGAGGTGCGCTGCCTGCTCACCCCCAGCGCCGCCAGGCTGGTGAGTCCGGTGGCGCTGGCCTGCCTCAGCCGGCATCGCTGTTATCAGGACGTCGACCAATGGCAGCCGAGCGAACCGCGCCCACTCCACATCGACTTGGCCGAATGGGCCGAGCTGGTGATCGTTGCTCCCCTCAGCGCCACAAGCCTGGCCCGATGGACGCAGGGGTTGGCGGATGGCCTGCTGGCCGGGGTGCTGCTGGCCTGCGAGCGGCCGGTGCTGGCGGCCGCGGCCATGAACACCGGCATGTGGACCCAGGCCGCCG includes:
- a CDS encoding aspartate carbamoyltransferase catalytic subunit, with protein sequence MSAWSHRHILDLAAFSREDFAAVLELAHRFRALPVTGARKLPALQGRLVATLFFEPSTRTRSSFELAARRLSADVASFSPASSSLSKGESLLDTARTYVAMGADVLVVRHQCTSVPQQLAEALEAAGERTVVLNGGDGLHSHPSQGLLDLYTLAQVFDPLHPLPEALRGKRILIVGDILHSRVARSNLWALTACGAEVVLCGPPSLVPPQFAAFVEAPPPGQPGDPVPQRGRISVIHDLDAALPGVDAVMTLRLQKERMRQHLLTDLDRYHRAYGLSHARLQRCGKPVPVLHPGPVNRGVEMTGALLDDRRCCLVEEQVRNGVPIRMALLYLMAAVESSAESALGSPA
- a CDS encoding NAD(P)/FAD-dependent oxidoreductase yields the protein MAGEHFFLELEPPEERLRHAPHVVIVGGGFAGVRACKALANAEVRITLIDKRNFNLFQPLLYQVATGLVSRGDVATPLRQLVGKQRNVQVLLGEVTQIHPAGKQIVFNGKAYSYDHLVLATGSGSTFFGHEDWRTFAPPMKILEHAEEIRRRLLMALEQAEQTPDPQVRQFLQTVVIVGGGPTGCEMAGAVSELMRNAMRREFRQLNPDTTRIVLVDPGDRVLRAMPEMLSESARKTLEGLGVEMLFKGRVQTMRPGEVTVGTPEGDRRLQAATVIWTAGVRPSHLGRKLAEEIDCDLDRGGRVVVEPDFSVKGHPEIRVVGDLCCYTHTKDGKPLPGMAGPATQAGGFVGKDIAAIVAGSNRPNFSWFDFGSMAVLDRVSAVADLRGFKFSGGIGWLLWAVAHLAFMPNTENRISLLIKWLFAVVSQERASMLLTGMPSQHMGLDAPDAPFPMKSGSGPSIASPDAALKAAIDYYSNHVSGLGDQAGEPSADSAEDSTAAIK
- a CDS encoding DUF565 domain-containing protein, translating into MTSRLQSTRLQTRVGEWTTRLSEWAQNPWRRGSLLLIVLMTGFFLGNAIGSIAGASGLMDPIAALVTVVIWEVMVRLRRSWRPDLRGGLSVQMLDMARIGLLYGLLLEGFKLL
- a CDS encoding PCP reductase family protein yields the protein MNWTSEAEQALKEVPFFVRPAVRKRIEAMARESKRDPIDLSFYTEARARFGQP
- a CDS encoding DUF2555 domain-containing protein, whose translation is MTQDRLDAFDEEAVAVLAQRLEEDDYPSPFAGLDDWHLLRALAIHRPDLTRPYVHLIDQEPFDED